The following coding sequences lie in one Kitasatospora azatica KCTC 9699 genomic window:
- a CDS encoding class I SAM-dependent methyltransferase, producing the protein MTDEQERVQPSGVWATAVGVAKVRALETERENALFHDPLARAFATAGGLWPSSPPLPEAEDEEEAARGRRLAVSFSIVIRTKFLDDLLQQACASGIRQVVLLGAGMDSRAFRMDWPEGTRLFEVDTTVPLDFKASVLRQERAVARCERITVAVDLREDWPGALTAAGHDPTVPTVWIAEGLLIYLPEDAVELLLARISARSAAGSRMGLTLGSRGVIERFGADAAPGSAASMWVSEMPDDPVGWLAGHGWEAGSHTLRERAAAYGRPISTPPQREERPGGLISAVRR; encoded by the coding sequence GTGACTGATGAGCAGGAGCGGGTGCAGCCGTCGGGAGTGTGGGCCACGGCGGTGGGGGTGGCCAAGGTGCGGGCGCTGGAGACCGAGCGGGAGAACGCACTGTTCCACGACCCACTGGCCCGGGCCTTCGCCACCGCCGGCGGCCTGTGGCCCTCCTCGCCGCCGCTGCCCGAGGCCGAGGACGAGGAGGAGGCCGCGCGAGGCCGCCGGCTGGCCGTGTCGTTCTCCATCGTCATCAGGACGAAGTTCCTCGACGACCTGTTGCAGCAGGCCTGCGCGTCCGGGATCAGGCAGGTCGTGCTGCTCGGCGCCGGCATGGACAGCCGGGCCTTCCGGATGGACTGGCCCGAAGGCACCCGGCTGTTCGAGGTCGACACCACCGTGCCACTGGACTTCAAGGCCTCGGTGCTGCGCCAGGAGCGGGCCGTCGCACGCTGCGAGCGGATCACCGTCGCGGTGGATCTGCGTGAGGACTGGCCGGGCGCGCTGACCGCCGCAGGGCACGACCCGACGGTGCCGACCGTGTGGATCGCCGAAGGACTGCTGATCTATCTGCCCGAGGACGCGGTGGAGCTGCTGCTCGCCCGGATCAGCGCACGGTCGGCGGCAGGCAGTCGGATGGGGCTGACGTTGGGCTCGCGCGGCGTGATCGAGCGCTTCGGCGCCGACGCGGCGCCGGGATCGGCGGCGTCCATGTGGGTCTCGGAGATGCCCGACGACCCGGTGGGTTGGCTGGCCGGGCACGGCTGGGAGGCCGGCAGCCACACCCTGCGCGAGCGCGCTGCCGCCTACGGCCGCCCGATCAGCACCCCGCCGCAGCGCGAGGAGCGGCCCGGCGGACTGATCTCGGCGGTCCGCCGGTAG
- a CDS encoding TIGR03767 family metallophosphoesterase gives MSVSRRVFLGGMSAGATLSVLGGTAWATQRELALATTAARAVKVTGTTLEQVATPAAGTGYRRLLSGPGWPLVVRGELAAADPARDDRRTGLASFVQFTDLHLCDSESPLRFEYLARWNDAAHRPQEALTARGASALVERVNALAAGPYTGLPFSLVMATGDNTDNHEKLELDWYLTVMSGGQVTPNSGDPNRYEGVQNSGSTGYWNPESSFRDTYKQAGFPQVPGYLAGAGRTFSAPGLKTPWYTTVGNHDDSIEGTLPDLGLLNSIYTGDRKLEGCNDADAAKLADLLKTNPAAAVLQLGRLLADGNAVREITPDGRRQPFTTKEFAQAHLNPAHTGAGPYGHGFSSDAAASGNLYYTFRIADGVLGISLDTTNAAGFADGSIGTAQLSWLEQQLKAHSGHWYDTNGHAVRGGSGGDLIVIFSHHTSTTMGNLLQDPRHFFERRHDGNELVALLQRYPNVVAWVNGHSHENKITAHGHAVPERAFWEINTASHIDFPQHARIIELTDNGDGTVSLFTTLIESAAPYATDFTDTSDAGLASLYRELSFNDPYATPGAKLGTPLDHNTELLLVKPSR, from the coding sequence ATGTCTGTGAGTCGACGCGTCTTCCTCGGCGGTATGTCCGCCGGAGCCACTCTCTCGGTGCTGGGCGGCACCGCCTGGGCGACCCAGCGCGAGCTCGCCCTCGCCACCACCGCCGCCCGCGCGGTCAAGGTCACCGGCACCACGCTGGAGCAGGTCGCCACCCCCGCCGCCGGCACCGGGTACCGCCGACTGCTCTCCGGGCCCGGCTGGCCGCTGGTGGTGCGCGGCGAACTCGCCGCCGCCGACCCGGCCCGCGACGACCGCCGCACCGGGCTCGCCAGCTTCGTCCAGTTCACCGACCTGCACCTGTGCGACTCCGAGTCGCCGCTGCGCTTCGAGTACCTGGCCCGCTGGAACGACGCCGCCCACCGCCCGCAGGAGGCGCTCACCGCGCGCGGCGCCTCCGCGCTGGTGGAACGCGTCAACGCGCTGGCCGCCGGCCCGTACACCGGCCTGCCGTTCAGCCTGGTGATGGCCACCGGCGACAACACCGACAACCACGAGAAGCTCGAACTCGACTGGTACCTCACGGTGATGAGCGGCGGCCAGGTGACCCCGAACAGCGGTGACCCGAACCGCTACGAGGGCGTGCAGAACTCCGGCAGCACCGGCTACTGGAACCCCGAGAGCTCCTTCCGGGACACCTACAAGCAGGCCGGCTTCCCGCAGGTCCCCGGCTACCTCGCCGGCGCCGGCCGCACCTTCAGCGCCCCCGGCCTGAAGACGCCCTGGTACACCACGGTCGGCAACCACGACGACAGCATCGAGGGCACCCTGCCCGACCTCGGCCTGCTCAACTCCATCTACACCGGCGACCGCAAGCTCGAGGGCTGCAACGACGCGGACGCGGCCAAGCTGGCCGACCTGCTGAAGACCAACCCCGCTGCCGCCGTCCTCCAGCTCGGCCGACTGCTCGCCGACGGCAACGCGGTGCGCGAGATCACCCCCGACGGCCGCCGCCAGCCGTTCACCACCAAGGAGTTCGCGCAGGCCCACCTCAACCCCGCGCACACCGGCGCGGGCCCCTACGGCCACGGCTTCAGCTCCGACGCCGCGGCCAGCGGCAACCTCTACTACACCTTCCGGATCGCCGACGGCGTGCTCGGCATCAGCCTGGACACCACCAACGCGGCCGGCTTCGCCGACGGCTCGATCGGCACCGCCCAGCTGAGCTGGCTCGAGCAGCAGCTCAAGGCGCACAGCGGCCACTGGTACGACACCAACGGCCATGCCGTGCGCGGCGGTTCGGGCGGCGACCTGATCGTCATCTTCAGCCACCACACCAGCACCACCATGGGCAACCTGCTGCAGGACCCGCGCCACTTCTTCGAGCGCCGCCACGACGGCAACGAGCTGGTCGCCCTGCTACAGCGCTACCCGAACGTGGTCGCCTGGGTAAACGGGCACAGCCACGAGAACAAGATCACCGCACACGGCCACGCCGTCCCCGAGCGCGCCTTCTGGGAGATCAACACCGCCTCCCACATCGACTTCCCGCAGCACGCCCGGATCATCGAGCTCACCGACAACGGCGACGGCACGGTCTCCCTCTTCACCACCCTGATCGAGTCCGCAGCCCCCTACGCCACCGACTTCACCGACACCTCGGACGCCGGCCTCGCCTCCCTCTACCGCGAGCTCTCCTTCAACGACCCCTACGCCACCCCGGGCGCGAAGCTCGGCACACCGCTGGACCACAACACGGAGCTGCTGCTGGTGAAGCCGTCGCGCTGA
- a CDS encoding DUF7144 family membrane protein: protein MSTPTRSRNTGLVTGLVLFAGVMMLINGLLDVFQGIVAVAKDQLIVSTPRYVFRFSVTSWGWIHIVLGALVAVAGFGVLTGAAWARIVGILLTAISAIGAFLWLPYYPLWNLVVIALDVFVIWALCVYREDEEA from the coding sequence ATGTCCACCCCGACCCGATCGCGCAACACCGGCCTGGTCACCGGGCTGGTGCTGTTCGCCGGTGTGATGATGCTGATCAACGGGTTGCTCGATGTGTTCCAGGGCATCGTCGCAGTCGCCAAGGACCAGCTGATCGTCAGCACGCCGCGCTATGTCTTCCGCTTCTCCGTCACCAGCTGGGGCTGGATCCACATCGTGCTCGGCGCCTTGGTGGCGGTGGCCGGCTTCGGCGTGCTGACGGGCGCCGCCTGGGCGCGGATCGTGGGCATCCTGCTCACCGCGATCAGCGCGATCGGCGCCTTCCTCTGGCTGCCGTACTACCCGCTGTGGAACCTCGTGGTGATCGCACTGGACGTCTTCGTCATCTGGGCGCTCTGCGTCTACCGGGAGGACGAGGAGGCCTGA
- a CDS encoding N(5)-(carboxyethyl)ornithine synthase codes for MHQLRLGIMAQSRKENEHRLPIHPAHFERIDLDLRGRIHLEQGYGERFGVSDEQLAPLVAGLLSRAELIAQCDIVLLAKPTAADVAELREEQVLWGWPHCVQDARVTQTAIDRRLTLIAFEAMNHWTSDGSFNLHVFHKNNELAGYSSVLHAMQLRGSTGDYGRRLRAVVIGFGATARGAVTALNSLGVHNVDVLTARGVTAVSSPIHSARIVQFDHDEVDGSADPRRSHALTEEGRVPVAEFLSGHDIIVNCVLQDTGSPLTFLIDEDLDTLAPGTLVIDVSCDEGMGFSWARPTTFTEPMFTVGDNVHYYGVDHSPSYLWNSATWENSEALIPHLRAVLDGPRSWESDETIRRAIEIREGVIQNPAVLAFQHRSPSYPHPTG; via the coding sequence TTGCACCAACTCAGGCTCGGAATCATGGCGCAGTCACGCAAGGAAAACGAGCACAGACTGCCGATCCATCCCGCGCACTTCGAGCGGATCGACCTCGACCTCCGCGGACGCATCCACCTTGAGCAGGGCTACGGAGAGCGCTTCGGTGTCTCCGACGAGCAACTCGCCCCCCTCGTAGCCGGGTTGCTCTCACGGGCGGAGCTCATTGCACAGTGCGACATCGTCCTGCTGGCCAAGCCAACGGCGGCGGACGTCGCCGAGTTGCGTGAGGAGCAGGTCCTGTGGGGCTGGCCGCACTGCGTCCAGGACGCGAGGGTCACCCAGACGGCCATCGACCGTCGGCTGACGCTGATCGCCTTCGAGGCGATGAACCACTGGACCAGCGACGGCTCGTTCAACCTGCACGTCTTCCACAAGAACAACGAACTGGCCGGGTACTCCTCGGTCCTGCACGCCATGCAACTGCGGGGATCGACCGGTGACTACGGCCGACGGTTGCGCGCGGTCGTGATCGGCTTCGGTGCAACCGCCCGAGGAGCCGTGACGGCACTGAACTCGCTGGGCGTGCACAACGTCGACGTGCTCACCGCGCGTGGCGTCACCGCAGTCAGCTCACCGATCCACTCCGCTCGGATCGTCCAGTTCGACCACGACGAGGTGGACGGTTCCGCCGACCCCCGCCGCAGCCACGCGCTCACCGAGGAAGGCCGGGTGCCGGTGGCGGAGTTCCTCTCCGGACACGACATCATCGTCAACTGCGTGCTGCAGGACACCGGGTCCCCGCTGACCTTCCTGATCGACGAGGACCTCGACACGCTGGCGCCGGGCACCCTCGTCATCGACGTGTCCTGCGACGAGGGCATGGGATTCAGTTGGGCACGGCCGACCACCTTCACCGAGCCGATGTTCACCGTCGGCGACAACGTGCACTACTACGGCGTGGACCACAGCCCCTCCTACCTGTGGAACTCCGCCACCTGGGAGAACAGCGAGGCGCTGATCCCGCACCTGCGCGCGGTCCTCGACGGCCCTCGCAGTTGGGAGTCCGACGAGACCATCCGGCGCGCCATCGAGATCCGCGAAGGCGTCATCCAGAACCCGGCCGTGCTGGCCTTCCAGCACCGGTCCCCGAGCTACCCCCACCCCACCGGGTAG
- a CDS encoding glycosyltransferase family 2 protein — protein MGTRPKELAELLASVEMQTVKAAKVVVVGNGCALPELPAWAESVELADNLGVTGGRNAALEHLRDVDVVIDLDDDGLLVADDVLARITALYEADPQLGIVSFRIADETGLTQRRHVPRLRAGDPMRGGEVTSFLGGGHALSSKMLEQVGDWPDAFFFAHEETDMAWRALDAGWRVLYVPELLLQHPRTSPTRHSFFYRVNARNRVYLARRHLPALLVPVYLGVWMALTVARTRDAAGLKAWFAGFAEGWRTPCGRRKPMRWRTVWTMTRLGRPPII, from the coding sequence ATGGGCACGCGGCCGAAGGAGCTGGCTGAGCTGCTGGCCTCGGTGGAGATGCAGACGGTCAAGGCCGCGAAGGTCGTGGTGGTCGGCAACGGGTGCGCGCTGCCGGAACTGCCCGCCTGGGCGGAGAGTGTCGAGCTGGCGGACAACCTCGGGGTGACCGGCGGGCGGAACGCCGCGCTGGAGCACCTGCGCGACGTGGACGTGGTGATCGACCTGGACGACGACGGCCTGCTGGTCGCGGACGACGTCCTCGCCCGGATCACCGCCCTGTACGAGGCCGACCCGCAGCTGGGCATCGTGAGCTTCCGGATCGCCGACGAGACCGGCCTCACCCAGCGGCGCCACGTCCCCAGGCTGCGGGCCGGCGACCCGATGCGCGGCGGTGAGGTGACCAGCTTCCTCGGCGGCGGCCACGCACTGTCCTCGAAGATGCTGGAGCAGGTCGGGGACTGGCCGGACGCCTTCTTCTTCGCGCACGAGGAGACCGACATGGCTTGGCGGGCGCTGGACGCCGGCTGGCGGGTGCTGTACGTCCCCGAGTTGCTGCTCCAACACCCGCGCACCAGCCCGACCCGGCACTCCTTCTTCTACCGGGTGAACGCCCGCAACCGGGTCTACCTGGCGCGCCGTCACCTCCCCGCGCTGCTGGTGCCGGTCTACCTCGGGGTGTGGATGGCGCTCACCGTCGCCCGGACCCGGGATGCGGCCGGGCTGAAGGCCTGGTTCGCGGGCTTCGCCGAGGGCTGGCGCACACCGTGCGGCCGGCGCAAGCCGATGCGCTGGCGCACCGTGTGGACCATGACCCGGCTGGGTCGGCCGCCGATCATCTAG
- a CDS encoding PadR family transcriptional regulator — protein sequence MSLRHALLGLLTEHPASGYDLLKSFDTSLANVWPATQSQIYTELTKLADSGMISVTAEGPRGRKEYTLTEAGLAELRHWLTETKPQRNTRSELLLRVFFLGVLTPEQARGYLTELIEMSAQEYEGLRRLDESIDWSDDNLSAYGRITLEYGLRFNAMRREWAEWAVGQIR from the coding sequence ATGAGCCTTCGACACGCCCTCCTCGGACTCCTGACCGAACACCCGGCCAGCGGATACGACCTGCTCAAGAGCTTCGACACTTCGCTGGCCAACGTCTGGCCCGCCACGCAGAGCCAGATCTACACAGAACTGACCAAGCTCGCCGATTCCGGCATGATCAGCGTCACGGCCGAGGGCCCGCGCGGCCGCAAGGAGTACACCCTCACCGAAGCCGGGCTGGCCGAACTGCGGCACTGGCTGACCGAGACCAAGCCGCAGCGGAACACCCGCAGCGAGCTCCTGCTGAGGGTGTTCTTCCTCGGCGTGCTCACACCCGAGCAGGCGAGGGGATATCTCACCGAGCTGATCGAGATGTCCGCGCAGGAGTACGAAGGCCTGCGCCGACTGGACGAGTCCATCGACTGGAGCGACGACAACCTCTCCGCCTACGGCAGGATCACCCTGGAGTACGGCCTGCGGTTCAACGCGATGCGCCGGGAGTGGGCCGAGTGGGCGGTCGGCCAGATCCGGTAG
- a CDS encoding SHOCT domain-containing protein encodes MNNYPLLNLFWTMLEFFLWILWFFLLFKVLTDLFRDHSLSGWAKAGWIVLVILLPLLGVLLYVIFRGKSMAERDQEQVKQADAAMKQYIRESAGTTEGGGGQAEELKKLSELKASGALTEEEFQRAKTKLLA; translated from the coding sequence GTGAACAATTACCCCCTGCTCAACCTCTTCTGGACCATGCTGGAGTTCTTCCTCTGGATCCTCTGGTTCTTCCTGCTCTTCAAGGTCCTGACCGACCTCTTCCGAGACCACAGCCTCAGCGGCTGGGCCAAGGCAGGCTGGATCGTCCTGGTCATCCTGCTGCCGCTGCTCGGCGTGCTGCTCTACGTGATCTTCCGTGGCAAGTCGATGGCCGAACGCGACCAGGAGCAGGTCAAGCAGGCCGACGCGGCCATGAAGCAGTACATCCGCGAGTCGGCCGGAACCACCGAGGGCGGCGGCGGCCAGGCCGAGGAACTCAAGAAGCTCAGCGAGCTCAAGGCCAGCGGCGCGCTGACCGAGGAGGAGTTCCAGCGGGCGAAGACCAAGCTGCTCGCCTGA
- a CDS encoding sensor histidine kinase produces MISPGLRRSVLRTRRDAGFLAAGVLPHLGLIPVWSWGVATTARTGNWPLALPTSVAVILLGVPVLTAVQRARHRALLGVVLPRPTPAPEQQRSWAAAARWLRAPRTWGQLGYHLLLGPVLAVSELLVLMALPVGLAGATCSAWAWELPVEVREEWFGDTTQLPCYTLGGLVLLCAIPWAAGAAARGESRAAMALLGPSSAQQLRERVDELDQSRTGLIEAVDAERRRIERDLHDGTQQRLVSLAVNLGLAMATQPDLPAGAREALAGAHLEAKQAIEELNDLVRGLHPAVLEDRGLDAALSGLAARAPLPVRLRVDLEQRAAPAVESVAYFVVSEALTNVTKHARATRAEVTVRRVGKVLRVNITDDGLGGADACAGTGLSGLAKRVGSIDGTLQVSSPIGGPTTVTAELPCER; encoded by the coding sequence ATGATTTCTCCCGGGCTGCGGCGCTCGGTCCTTCGGACGCGGCGGGACGCCGGTTTCCTGGCTGCCGGTGTCCTGCCGCACCTGGGGCTGATCCCGGTGTGGAGCTGGGGCGTGGCGACCACTGCCAGGACCGGGAACTGGCCGCTCGCGCTGCCCACCTCGGTCGCCGTGATCCTGCTCGGTGTGCCGGTGCTGACGGCTGTTCAGCGGGCCCGGCACCGGGCGCTGCTCGGCGTGGTCCTCCCCCGGCCGACGCCCGCGCCGGAGCAGCAGCGGTCGTGGGCAGCGGCCGCCCGTTGGCTCCGCGCACCGCGCACCTGGGGGCAGCTCGGCTACCACCTCCTGCTGGGCCCGGTCCTGGCGGTGTCGGAACTGCTGGTGCTCATGGCGCTGCCCGTGGGCCTGGCGGGCGCCACCTGCTCCGCCTGGGCGTGGGAGCTGCCGGTGGAGGTGCGCGAGGAGTGGTTCGGCGACACGACGCAACTGCCGTGCTACACGCTGGGCGGACTCGTCCTGCTCTGCGCCATACCGTGGGCGGCGGGGGCCGCGGCCCGCGGCGAGTCGCGTGCGGCGATGGCTCTGCTCGGGCCCAGCTCGGCCCAGCAACTCCGCGAGCGGGTCGACGAGTTGGACCAGAGCCGCACCGGCCTGATCGAAGCCGTCGACGCCGAGCGTCGCCGCATCGAGCGCGATCTGCACGACGGCACCCAGCAGCGGTTGGTCTCGCTCGCGGTCAACCTGGGCCTGGCGATGGCCACCCAGCCCGACCTGCCGGCCGGAGCCCGCGAAGCGCTCGCCGGGGCACACCTGGAGGCCAAGCAGGCGATCGAGGAACTCAACGACCTGGTACGGGGCTTGCATCCGGCCGTGCTCGAAGACCGGGGCCTGGACGCGGCGCTGTCCGGCCTGGCCGCCCGGGCGCCCCTGCCGGTGCGCCTGCGGGTCGACCTGGAGCAGCGGGCGGCGCCCGCCGTGGAGTCGGTCGCGTACTTCGTGGTCTCGGAGGCGCTGACCAACGTGACCAAGCACGCCCGCGCGACGCGTGCCGAAGTGACCGTCCGGCGGGTCGGTAAGGTGCTGCGGGTGAACATCACCGACGACGGGCTGGGCGGGGCCGACGCCTGCGCCGGCACGGGACTGAGCGGGCTGGCCAAGCGGGTCGGCTCCATCGACGGCACCCTGCAGGTCAGCAGTCCCATCGGCGGACCGACCACAGTGACGGCGGAGTTGCCGTGCGAGCGGTGA
- a CDS encoding response regulator transcription factor: protein MRAVIAEDSVLLRVGLVKVLEMGGFQVATEAGDGEALLAAVAEHRPELALVDVRMPPGFTDEGVRAAVEIRRRWPGTAVVLLSQYVEERYAAELLSTNTGGVGYLLKQRVADVAEFVAAVRRVAEGGTALDPQVVSQLLLRRDLDLDPLKRLTPRERDVLGVMAEGRSNAGIAQALVVSESAVAKHINNIFAKLDLPTADADHRRVLAVLRFLAASGT from the coding sequence GTGCGAGCGGTGATCGCCGAGGACTCGGTGCTGTTGCGGGTCGGCCTGGTCAAGGTGCTGGAGATGGGCGGGTTCCAGGTCGCCACCGAAGCCGGGGACGGCGAGGCACTGTTGGCGGCGGTGGCGGAGCACCGGCCCGAACTCGCGCTGGTCGACGTCCGGATGCCGCCGGGGTTCACCGACGAGGGGGTGCGCGCCGCGGTGGAGATCCGTCGGCGCTGGCCGGGGACGGCGGTGGTGCTGCTGTCGCAGTACGTGGAGGAGCGGTACGCGGCCGAGCTGCTCTCCACCAACACCGGCGGCGTCGGCTACCTGCTCAAGCAACGCGTCGCCGATGTCGCGGAGTTCGTGGCGGCGGTGCGGCGGGTGGCGGAAGGCGGCACGGCACTGGATCCGCAGGTCGTCTCACAGCTCCTGCTGCGCCGCGACCTCGACCTCGACCCACTGAAACGGCTCACCCCGCGCGAACGCGACGTCCTCGGCGTCATGGCCGAAGGCCGCTCCAACGCCGGCATCGCGCAGGCACTGGTGGTCAGCGAGAGCGCGGTGGCCAAGCACATCAACAACATCTTCGCCAAACTCGACCTCCCCACCGCCGACGCGGACCACCGCCGCGTCCTCGCGGTGCTGAGGTTCCTGGCGGCGTCAGGAACGTGA
- a CDS encoding MOSC domain-containing protein, which produces MNLLSVNIGKPRPNPWKGLRATGIDKRPVDGPVAVTAPGPKGTGAVGLAGDRVYDVQHHGGSDQAVYAYAREDLDRWERELGRPLANGVFGENLTTLGLDVNGALIGERWRIGPDVVLEVSCSRIPCGTFQGWLGREGWIKRFTQAAVPGAYLRVIAPGDIRAADPVEIVHRPDHDVTVALVFRAMTLEPDLLPRLLVADALPQEGRDLARRRTTG; this is translated from the coding sequence ATGAACCTGCTTTCCGTCAACATCGGCAAGCCTCGGCCCAACCCGTGGAAGGGCCTCCGCGCGACGGGCATCGACAAGCGGCCAGTTGACGGCCCGGTCGCCGTGACCGCTCCCGGTCCCAAGGGCACCGGCGCAGTCGGTCTCGCCGGCGACCGCGTCTACGACGTGCAGCACCACGGCGGATCCGACCAGGCCGTCTACGCCTACGCCCGCGAGGACCTCGACCGGTGGGAGCGCGAGCTGGGCCGGCCACTTGCCAACGGCGTCTTCGGGGAGAACCTCACGACCCTCGGCCTGGACGTCAACGGCGCCCTGATCGGCGAGCGTTGGCGCATCGGGCCGGACGTGGTTCTGGAGGTGTCGTGCTCGCGGATCCCGTGCGGGACGTTTCAGGGATGGCTCGGGCGGGAGGGCTGGATCAAGCGGTTCACCCAGGCCGCAGTGCCGGGTGCCTATCTGCGCGTGATCGCCCCAGGAGACATCCGTGCTGCCGACCCCGTCGAGATCGTGCACCGGCCGGACCACGACGTGACCGTAGCGCTGGTCTTCCGCGCGATGACACTCGAACCGGACCTGCTGCCACGACTGCTCGTCGCCGACGCACTGCCGCAGGAGGGCAGGGACCTGGCGCGCAGGCGCACGACCGGGTAG
- a CDS encoding DUF6236 family protein produces MQRIGLYYPYVHFRDEEWIKAAALYWPRLARVVPPGFPISDPRLIKVLRSELDFVVDVDPREAAEAVAPAFLKVVEDHGVELERRFPARSYARELLNSYAPTTTGSYVPVAAGEPSNDEDHLARPPHLRLLVGLHRHEVDPRLRDALMDAGLAVETPSSDLSSSPFVRWFATDPIVAWVYKCALTEELARRTRFTPTTDQVAAHTAAEVWDVDRITAALLGQPPRPAEPDSAARLGLMAVQCVLPDGLRTVPVEKIIRLRRDYHAEFNAFTAAAERAAEDLREQTAGIEDRHAFEQYLRLKFEESLALPLEDLRKAMSGLNLRTFYSAVNYKFELPALVGAASGWAGNVPVALGSIAVAGATLRQATTEARSAKLADSPVGYLLRVERDLKPATLVSRVARTLARAAGTGI; encoded by the coding sequence GTGCAGCGGATCGGGCTCTACTACCCCTACGTCCACTTCCGCGACGAGGAGTGGATCAAGGCTGCCGCCCTCTACTGGCCGCGCCTGGCCCGGGTGGTGCCCCCGGGTTTCCCGATTTCCGATCCACGCCTGATCAAAGTGCTGCGCAGCGAGCTGGACTTCGTAGTCGACGTCGATCCGCGCGAAGCGGCCGAAGCCGTCGCGCCGGCGTTCCTCAAGGTCGTCGAGGACCACGGGGTCGAACTGGAGCGGCGGTTCCCGGCCAGGTCGTACGCCCGCGAGCTGCTGAACTCGTATGCGCCCACCACGACGGGCAGTTACGTACCGGTGGCCGCCGGCGAGCCGAGCAACGATGAAGACCATCTCGCTCGGCCGCCCCATCTTCGTCTGCTCGTCGGACTGCACCGACACGAGGTCGACCCCCGGTTGCGCGATGCGCTGATGGATGCGGGCCTTGCGGTGGAAACGCCTTCCTCGGACCTGTCGAGCTCGCCGTTCGTGCGGTGGTTCGCAACCGACCCCATCGTGGCCTGGGTCTACAAGTGCGCGCTCACCGAGGAACTCGCCCGCCGAACCCGGTTCACGCCGACCACTGACCAAGTGGCCGCCCACACCGCTGCGGAGGTCTGGGACGTCGATCGGATCACCGCGGCCCTGCTGGGACAGCCGCCTCGACCGGCAGAGCCTGATTCGGCGGCGCGCCTCGGGCTCATGGCCGTGCAGTGCGTCCTGCCTGACGGCCTGCGCACGGTGCCGGTAGAGAAGATCATCAGACTGCGCCGGGACTACCATGCGGAGTTCAACGCCTTCACCGCTGCCGCCGAGAGGGCCGCGGAAGACCTGCGGGAGCAGACCGCGGGCATCGAGGACCGCCATGCGTTCGAGCAATACCTCCGACTGAAGTTCGAGGAGAGCCTCGCCCTCCCCCTGGAGGACCTGCGCAAGGCAATGAGCGGGCTCAACCTCAGGACCTTCTACAGCGCCGTGAACTACAAGTTCGAGCTTCCGGCTCTCGTCGGTGCGGCCAGCGGCTGGGCCGGCAACGTCCCCGTCGCGCTGGGGAGCATCGCCGTCGCTGGAGCGACGCTGCGTCAGGCCACAACCGAGGCGCGCAGTGCCAAGCTCGCCGACTCTCCCGTCGGCTACCTGCTCAGGGTGGAGCGGGACTTGAAGCCGGCAACGCTCGTGAGCCGAGTCGCTCGAACGCTCGCCAGGGCTGCGGGCACCGGCATCTGA